The sequence ATCAGCGACTCCACTCGGACGGCGAACTCGGGTGCCACGGACCAGGGGCGCTCCAGGGTGCCGTCGGGCCGGCTGCCGATGGCGGGCGGGAGGTTGCCGGCCGTCACCGTCGCCGCGGTCGCCGGCTTGGCCGCGTCGCCGCCACCGAGATACTTGGTCGCGAACTGGGACCAGTCGGGGAAGCTCTGCGGCTGCGTCTTGCCGAACCGCACCGTGACCGAGGCGATCGCCAGGTCGACGGTGACGGTCCCGCGCAGCGGCGGGCCTTCGATGTGCACCCACGCGCCGAGTGAGACGCTGACGTTGATCCGGGCGCAGGCGAAGAAGCACACCTTGATGGTGAAGCGGGCGCCGACGCTGACGGCGATGTCCGCCTCGTAGCTCAGCGGATCCCAGCGCACGATCACGTCGAGGGCGGCGACGAACCAGATCCGCACCGGTGAACGGTCGTAGGAGGCCTCCAGCCGCCCGCCGAGCATCACCGCCGACGGGGTCAGGGTGAAGTAGGCGTCCCCCTTGACGACCACCCCGCCGCCGACCGACCAGTGGAATCCGACCCGGGGCACGTCGGGGTAGTGCGCCGGTTTGCGGAACCTGGGGTGGTAGCCGCCGATGGACAGCAGCACCTCGGGCCGGTCGAACCACACCATGAACGCGAACCCGCCGACGAGCTGGCAGTCCCGGCTGAGCAGCCACGAGTTGCGGGTCAGCGCCGCGCGGACCGACAGCACCTTGTCCACGGTGCTGTACCGGGCGGCGAGGGCGAGCTCGACGTTCAGCACCGCCGCCTGCGAGTCGGGCAACGCCATGCGCATCAGGCCGAGCAGCCCGACCTCCAGCCCCCGGTCGGCGGAGACGTACGCCAGGGCGGTGGTGTGCAGCAGCTGGAAGGTGGTGAACTTGACCCCGGCGGCGAGCCAGAACGCGCCGCGGGCCGGCGGGATGTCCCGGGACATCCGGGCCAGTGCCCCCATCGGTCCGCCGGCACCCTCGAAGCCACCGTCGTCGATCGCCTTGACCAGCGGGAATGCGGTCACGCCCTGCGGGTCGCGGGGCACGAGCAGCTTCCGGTTGTAGCCGGCGCCGCCGCCGAGTCCGAGCACGTACAGGTACGGCGGGCCGCCGAGCGGGAACCCGACGGACAGAAACACGAACAGCGAGGTGAACTCGCCGAGGTCGTCGCGGGGTCGGGCGTACGAGCCGACCGCCGTCAGCCCCCGGCCGGCGAGATCGACCGACAGCATGCCGTCGTACTGCACACCGTTGGCGCCGGTGACCTTGACCAACCCGCCTGCGATCGACACCCCGGGTGAGGTGAACGACAACGACAGTCCGGTCAGGTCCACCTCCCAGGCGCGCAGGTCGGTGGGGTTGCGCAGCGGCACCAGCAGGGACAGGTCGTCGACGTCCAGGGTGAGGCCGGCGACAGCGACCCCGCCGTCGACGGCCACCCCCACCTTGCCCGGCCCGGTCGTGGCGGCCTTGTACAGCAGCGCAAGCTCGGCGATGTGCAGCGGGCCGTAGCTGCGGTTGATCTCGAACCGGGCCTCCGCCTTCCCGCCGAACAGCACCAGCCAGCGGCCCCCGCCGCGGGCCACCAGCACGTCGATCGGCGGGTTCGCCGGGGTGGCGTCACCGCCACCGCCGGTCTGCAGCAGCGACGCCGCGACCGGGTTGGATCCGCCGCCACCAGGGGCCATCGGGAAACCCAGCCCTTCGATGACGACCGCGCCGTCCACGACGGTGGGCCGGCCCAGCGCCGCCGAGCCGGTCAGGGCCAGATCGGCCCGGACGTGGGCGCTGGCTGCGCCGAGGCGGAACCCGCCGGTCTCCACCAGCGCCTTGCCGGACGCGGCGGCCGCCACCCGCATGCCCAGGCCGCCGAGGCGCAGCACCGGACGGAGCTGCGGCGCGGCGGTGTTGGTCAGATCCAGCAGCAGCAGGCCCACACCTTGGCCGGCCGGTCCCCATCCGACGTCCAGCGTCCCGGGCAACCCGAAGCGCAGCTGCACCGCGGTGTCCCCGGCGGGCAGGGTCAGCTCGCCGCTGAGGACGATGCCGTACCGGGCGCCGTCCGCGACGACGGACAGGGCCAGCCCGCCGGGCACGGGCACGGCCACCCCGGTCACCGCGTCCAGCGCGCCGCGCAGCAGCCCGATCGGGGTGGGCAGCGCGGCCGCCATCCGCATCCCGTCGGGGGTGTCGACCGCCACGCCGGCATCGGTGAGGACCTGACCGGCGGTACGCCCGCCGGGCCACAGCGGCTGGCGCAGCCACGGCTCGGCGGCGCGCAGCGCCAGGGTGCCCGCCATGGGCACGACCAGCCGCTGGGCGAGTTGCGCCAGCTCGGCCGGCCCGGGCAGCTGCACCACCGGCGCGAGCTGGACGGACAGTTCCCCGGTGCCCGCGTCGTCGGTGCCGAGCAGGCCGAGCCGGACGGCTAGTCCTTCGGGCGTCGCCCGCGCGGACAGCCGGGCGCGTAGCGCCACCCCGAGACCGGTGTCGACGTAGGCGCGGGCGGTCAGCTCCGCCGTCACCTTCGGGTGGGTGTAGCCCACGACCACGTCGGCGGTGAGCGCTCCGGCGGCCACGCCCCGCACTGCCAGGCCCAGCGCCGGGCGCGGCGCGGCCAGGTCGGTACGCAGCTCGACGGTGCCGCCGAGCACACCGACCCGGACGACCACCTCGCCGGGCGCGGCCGGGTCGGGCACCTGCGCGGCGCCGAGGACGTGGCGCAGCACGGCGACGGCGGCGGACGCCGCGGCGGGACCGACGCCCGCGAGTCCGCCGGCGGCCAGGTCCTCGGCGAGGTCGGCGAGCGCGCCCGCGCGGGCGGCGAAACCGTGCGGGGCGGCCTGCGGATCGTAGATGCCGATCGCCTCGGCGACGTCCAGCACGTCGTCGAGCACGGCGGGGTGCGGGTCACGGGCACGGATGCCCTCGGTGAGCCGGTCGAGCACCTCGGGAAGCAGCCGCGAACCGGCCGCCTGCACCAAGGTGTCCATGCCGGTCACGGTCGGCAGCAGGGTGAGCGTGGCACCCAGTGCGGCCGGTGTGACCGCCACGGAAAGGCCGGCCACGTCGGCGCCCAGGCGCACGTCGAGGGCACCCCAGTCGCCGGGCAGCGGCAGGTGCAGGGTCAGTTCGCCGCCGGGCTGGACCTGCCGGGCTCCGTCGACGTCCAGGTGCAGCGCCAGGTCCAGGGTGGCCGGTGCCCCGCTGGCGTCCCACAGCTCGATCGGCTCGTCGGTGGCGAGCAGGAGCCGCAATGCCGGCGCGTCGGCCGGGCCCACGTCGAGCAGGTCGAGGCTGATCCCGCCGGGCAGCGTGAGCGCGTGTGCGGGGTCGGCGGCCAGCCCCAGGGGCGCCGCGGCCAGCCGCAGCAGGTCGGCCAGCGGCGCCGCCTGCGGAGGCGAACCCGGGGTGCCGGCGAAGGTGCGCTGCACCCAGCCCGCCGGGTCGGTCAGCAGGCCGTCGAGGGAGGCCACCCGGACGTCGCCGCCGGCGATCTGTTCGAGCAGGACGCCCAGGGCCGCGTTGACCAGCAGCCGCGGCACCAGCGCGGCGAGCCGCCCGGGCAGGTCCGGGGCGGCGGGCAGCAGCCCCACCGGCTCGGCCAGCCACGGGGCGGCGAGCGACACCGTACCGTCGGTGCGGGTGAGGGTGACGCCGCCGACCGCGAGGGCGGCCTGTACCTGCGGCGCCGGGTCCGCCAGCGGGACGGTGGCGGACCCGGTCAGGGTGACGCCGTGACCGAGCCGCAGCCCGGTGCCGGTGGTACGGGCGGTGAGCCGCCACGGCTGCGCCTCCAGCACCAACTCCACCGGCAGCCCGCCGACGCGCCGCCGCCAGGGGCCTCCGCCGGCGGCGGCGTTCGGGTCGCGGACCAGGCCGAGCAGCCCCGCCGTCCGGTCGACCAGCGCCGGCAGCCGCGATGCCAGCCACGCCGTGGCGTCGGTACGCAGCGCGGTGATCGCGTCGGCCAGCACCGCGGCCGGGCGACCCGGCGCCGCGCGGTGGATGACCCCGAGCGCGGCGAGTTCGGTCAGCAGCCGGGTCAGCCGGCCGCCGGGGGCGGCCACCCGGTCGAGTTCCTGTAGCAGCGCGTCGATCAGTTCCGGCGCCCGCGGGTCGAGCAGGTCCACCGCGGTGGACGCGTCGCCGCGCAGGGCGGCGTCGTGCAACACCACCTCGACCTCGGTGACCGGGCCCGGCTCGCCGGCGCGGACGGTCGCGCGGACGGTCAAGGCCCGGACCCGGGCGGCAAGCGGCGTGCCGGTGCCGGGTCCGCCGAGCAGCCACCCGTCGGGTCGGGCGACCTGGATCCGTACCTGCGCCGACGGTACCTGGGCCGCGCCCGCGTGCAGCGCCACGGCGCCGAGGCCGAGACGCACGTCCACGTCGACGTCGGGGTCACCGGCCACCGGCGCGCCCAGGTCCAGTGCGAGCCGCACCGCGGCGACCGCGTGGGTGGGCAGCTCAGCGGGTCCGGCCCCGGCGACGGTCTGGCTGGTCAGTGCCGCGACGAGAGCCTCGTGCAGTTCACCCGCTGCGCCGTTGCCGTCGACGTCGCCGAGGCTGCCGAACAGCGCGAGCGCCGGCACGTTCTGCAGGTTCACCGGGGTAGCGGGCCAGCGGGTGAACGCGGCGGCGGGCAGTGGCGCCGGCCGGGCCTGCTGGCCCGGCTCGACCGTGGCGTAGCCGTCGAGCAGCCGGCGCTGCAGGCCCAGGGCGGCGTCGAGCAGCGGCGTGGCCGGCAGGCCGGCCGGGGCCAGCATGCTGGCCAGCCGCACGCCGTCGGCCACCGCAGGCGCGTCCAGCGGCAGCAGCGTGCCGTCGAACACGGTGCCGATGGTGATCAGGCCGAGCAGCTGGGTGGGCACGGCCGCGGCGAGCTGCCGGGCGACCAGGCCGAGGTACGAGTGCCCGACCAGGACGGTACGCACACCGGGGCGGACGGCGCGTACCGCGTCCTGCACGTGCCGCAACGCGGCCAGCGCGGTAGCGGCGGGGAGCGTACCGTCGTCGGCGAGATCGACCACGTACCACCGGGCGGCGGGCAGCGTGGCGAGGTCGACCAGGTCCGGCGGCGTGCCGGGCACCCGCAGGTCCACCGTGGCGATCTGGTCCGCCGGGATGTCGGCGAGCAGGTCGTCCCACGGCCGCGCACCGGCCAGTGGCGGCGCGAGCAGGAGCACGGCCCAGTCGTCGCCAGCCGCGGCGGTCCGGGCGGTGATCTCGTCGCGGAGCTGGGTGACGGCGCCCGGCGCGCTCGTGAGGGTGTCGTGCGTGGCGCCGACCAGCGCGCCGGCCCGCCACCCCGGTTCGGCGGGCAGCGCCGCGTCGGCGGGCACCAGCCCGTCGCCCTCGGTGAGCAGGCCGGACAGGGCCGCGAGCGCCGCCGCAGCGTGAGCGGCGTCTACAGTGGCGATCGCGTCCGCGACCTCGGGCAGGTACGCCGCGGCCACCTCGGCTGTTTCCAGCACGTCGGTGCCCGTGATCTGCAGCTGGTCCACCGCCGGCTCCTGCGGGTCGTCGGACCCGAACCGGTCGATCAGCGGCGCGACCGCCCACTGCGCCGGCGGGCCCTGCGGCTCCAGCCATGCGAGCAGCTCGACCGCGTCGTCGCCGGGGCGCTGCATCGGCACCCGCCACGGCACTGCCGGGGTGCCGCCGCCGGTGACCGGCAGGTCGATCGGCGGCAGCTCCTGGCCGGGCAGGGCGGGCAGCCGGTCGGTCAGGGCAGCCTGCAGGAGCTGCAGCAGGGCGCGCAGGTAGGGCACGCCGGCGTCAGTCCGGGCGTCCTCGTCGCGGGCCAGGTCGGCCAGCCAGCCGCGTACGGCGGCGGCCGGGTCGGCCAGCAGCGTGGACAGGTCGGCCGGATCGGGAGGCAGCAGCGGCGGCAGTCCGGCGAACGGGCCGGTGGTCGCCGGCCCGGCGATGCCGACCATGGCCAGCAGATCCCGGGCGGTGGGGCCGGCCCACGACTCGGCGACCCGGGCGAGCAGCGCGCGGGCGGCGCCCCACAGCGCGGCAGGGTCGATGCCGAGGCCCAGGTCGGCGGCGGTGGGGTCGATCGGGCCGGCGGGGGGCAGCACGAGGTCGCCGAGGACGTGTGCGACACCATCCACCGCGACCGCGAAGTCGTCCACGGCGGCGCTGACCGTCACGGCCGAGCCGAGCGACCAGCCGACGTCGAGGCGTATCCCGCCGGTGGAGACCCGCACCGGCGCGTCGGTCGCCAGGGCGGGCGGGTCGAAGGCCACGGTGGCGCTGACCCCGCTCAGCCACGCCGGGCCGGCGGCGCCGTCGAGAGGGATCGAGGCCAGCCCGGCGCGCACGTCCACCCGCCAGGGCAGGGACGGGTCGAGGTGGCCGCCGCCGCGCAGGCCGAGCCCGAGCTCGACGACCGGGGCGGCGGCGGTGCCGGAGTCCCAGAGGATCAGCTCCAGCGCGATCGGCGCGCCGTCCATGGCGGCGAACGCCGGCACCGCTACCCGCCACGGATCGGCCGCGCTGCCCGCGCCGGTCGCCACCGGCGCGGCGGCGCCCGCGAGCCGTGCCACGTCCTCCAGTACGCCTGACCAGCCGCCGGACTCCTGCCGCAGCCTCCGGTAGTAGGCGGCGAGCGCTCGGGTCGGCGCGGTGGTCAGCAGGCCGAGGTCGATGCCCGGGGTGGTGCCCAGCCCGAGTAGGCGCCGCAGCGCCTCGACCGGCCCGGCAGCCGCGCCGAGGCCCTGCTCGATCGCGTCCTCCAGCAGCGATTGGGCCGCGGCGGTCAGCGAGCGGGCGTCGGTGAGGTCGACGAGGTCCAGGTGGTTCGGGTCGTCGCCGATGGCCACCGTGACGTCCCGCAGCTCCAGCAGGGGGGTGATGCTCCCGGTGGCCGCCCGGTACCGCAACCCGGCTCGCAGCCCACCGACCTGCACAGCGCCGGCCGGCTCCCCCGCGGCCGGATAGAGCCGGCCCGCTCCGGCCGGCGCCGCCACCAGCACGTCGAGGCGTTCGAACAGGGTGGTTGGCGCCGTGCCGGCCAGCGGGACCACCAGCAGCACGGCGTCGCCGAGCACCGTGGCGTCGAGGGCACCCGTGCCTCGGTAACCGACCCGGGCGCCGAGCACGAGGGCGGGCGCACCGGTCGCCGGGTCGCTGCGCACCGCTACGGTGAGGTCGACCGACGGTGGCCCGGCCACCACCGGGATCAGCAGTGGATCGGCGTCGGTGGGCAGGTCGGTGCGCTTGGACGGGTCGGCGCCGAGCAGCCCGGCGACCGAGTCCAGCCAGCCGACCAGTCCCGGCGCGCCGTCCGGGGCGCGGGCGGCGACCAGGGCGGCCAGCCAGGAACGGAAGGCCGCCGGGTCGGCGGCGAGGTCACCGAGGGGCAACGGGACCAGGCCCGGAGCCAGCCCGAGCAGCCCGGGCAGGTTCGCCGCGACCAGCTGCACCGGCGCCGGCACGTCGTCGCCCACCTCGGCGAGGACGTACCGCAGCAGCGCAGTGACCAGCAGGGCGAGCTGCGCGCTGCCGGCGGCCGGGTCCAGCACGAGCGGCTCGGTGGTGCCGGGCAGGCCGCGTACGGTCACCGTGATCCGGCTTGCCGCCTCGTCGGGCGGGGCGACCAGCAGCACGGCGGCCTCCACACTGGCGCCGCTGTCGCCGAGCGGGGCCTGCGCCCGCAGCCGGATCGGGTGATTCTTGCTGGCCGCGACCGGTGTGACGGTGCCACTGGCGGCGACGAGCAGGTCCACCCGTGCGGTGACTGCGGGCCCGCCGGCGACCGGCCCGGCCTCGGCCGCGATGGCCAGCGTCAGCGGTGCGGACGCGGCCAACCCGGCCCGCTCGACGACCAGGTAGACCTGACCCTTGCCGCCTTCCTCCAGCAGCGGCACGTGCCGGACCGGCCCGCCGAGCTGCCCCGCACCGCGGGACGGAAAGCGCGGCTGGGCGGCCGGCAGCATCCCCTCGATCGCGCGCACCAGTGCGGCCCGCTGCACATCGCTGGCGACCAGCTTCCCGACGCGCGTCCACGGGTCGGCGAAGAACTCCTCGACCAGGCGGACACCGCCGCCGGAGGGGGCCAGCAGGCCCAACGCGAGCCCGAGATCCTCGACCTCGGCGGGCAGTCCAGCAACGTTGATCATGGTCCCACCCACCCAAAGAAGGTGCCCGGTTCCGGATCGAGCCCGGCCCAGGCGTTGGATTCGTCGAAACGGTCGTGCAGTCCGGTGATCCGCATATCCCGTTCGGCCTTGCCGACAAGGTTGCGTTCGGCGAGGTAGTTGATCTGGAAGAGCCGCAGCCACGGCGCGCGCAGCGCCGCAGAGGCGCCCTCGTCGAAGGGCCGCAGCTCGGTACGCATCGGCTCGGGCATCCGGGCGATGGCGCGCTCCGTACGGTTGATCGCCCGGTCGATCGCCTCGGTCACCCAGAACGGCGCGTTGATGTGCTGGTCGATGACCAGGGCGGCGGCGTACTCGGAGCTGACGAAGTCGCGGATGCGGAACGGCCGGCCGCGCACGGTCAGCGTGGCCTTGCCCAGTGGCTGGCGGGCGAGCCGTTCGAACCGCCACACGGCGGTCCACACCTGCACCACGTTGTAGGGCACCGAGCAGAGTGAGGCGAGGCGGATCCGGCCGCACCACTCGGGCGCGATCGTGTACGCCTTGCCCTTAGCGCTCACCCCGAAGAACGCGTGCCGGGGCAGAACCTCGACGACGCTGTCCGGTGGCTCGGCGAGACGCTGACGGCCGCCACCGGGCGGCACGCGGAACAGCGTCGCGTACCGCAGCGCGTACTCCTTGCCCTGCTTCGCCTCGCCGTCGCCGTCGAACGCCTCCGGGTTGGCCGCGCGGACCTGTACCGGGTCGGCGACCTCGACGGCCGCCTCCTTGCCGCCGACCCGCCACCACGGCTCCGGCTGCAGCCCGTACATGCCGAAGAAGAGGTCGTAGTGGTCGGGGGCGACCCGCTTGAACCGGGCCAGCAGCACCGGAAGTTCCTCGTTGAGGTGCGCCGACCACTGCTGGATGCCGGTGGAGAGCGTGCCCTTGTCCGCGGCCCGGGCGGCGTCGAGCCGCCCCTCGTTCGGTGCGATCAGCTCGATGACCCTCAGCCGCGCCCGCTCGGCGACGGTGGTGAACCCGATGGCCGCCGAGTTCGATTGGATGAATTGCGCCGGGTCGAATCGGCCGGCGTAGGCGGGCCCGCTCCAGCTGGTGCCGTTCTTCTGGGTGTAGCTGTCGGTGACCCCGAGACAGAGGTCGCGGCCGAGCACCATGGTGTGCCGCCCGCCGGGGTTCTCCGCGGCCACCTTCCACGGCGCCACCAGCCCCTGCGGCGCCGGCTTCTTGCCCTTGACCGGCGGGGCCGGCGGAACCGGGGTCAGTTCGTCGGGGAGCACCGAGGGGCCGATCACGTCCGGGGGCTGCCAGGCTCCCGATCCGGTACGGGTCAGGCCCAGTGCGGGGCCGAGCAGGTCACGGGCGTCCTCCGCGTCCCCGTCGCCGCTGGGGCCGACGAGAGACCAGAGGCGGCGCAGCAGGCCGTGCCCGGCGGTCACCCCGGCCAGCGTCGCCAGCTCCGCCGCGGTCAGCCGGCCGGTCACCTCGGCCGCCAAGTCCACGGCGTCGTCGGTGTCGTCGGCCACCACCTGGCGCAGGATCTCGACGATCCGGAAGACCCCTTCGAACGGGTTGCCCACCAGGTCGCGCTCGATCGCGTCGGCCAGTTCGTCGGCGTCCCGGCCGGCCCGCCAGGCCGTCACCTCGGCGCTCAAGGCGGCCGGGTCGGGCAACGGCAGGTGCTGGGCGGGCGCATCCAGAGACACCCCCGACGCGGCCGGGAACCGGCTGGCCCAGCCGCCGACGGTCGCCCAGTCGGTGACCCACTGCGCGCCGCCCGCGGCGACCTCCACCGGCAACGGCAGCCACAGTCCGGTACGCCAGGCGGTCGGGCCGCCCAGCCCGGCCAGGTAGTCGCGGTTCCATCCCCACAGGCCCTCGGCCACGCTCATCTCGTCGTACGGCGTGGCGTCCGGCGCACCGCTCGGCTTGATGCTCCGGAGCAGCCAGTACGCGATGCCGCGCAGCGTCGCGCCCGGGCAGAGGAACACCGACAGCGTGGGTCGCTGCGCCGGCGTACGACGCCCTCCGACGGTGTTCTGCAGGGTGCCCTGCACGATCGTCGGCGTGCCGGCGGCCGAGCCGGCGGGCACGCGGAGCAGCACGTTGTAGGTCATGGGCGGGGTCGAGCCGGGATGCTCGGTGACCAGCCCGGCGGCGGCGACGGCGGCCACCACCCCGGTCACGACGTACCCCTCCGGCGCCCGTCGGCACGCCGTTCACCTGAATACATGGTCCCCCCTCGCCTCCCGCCCGTCCGGTGCGGATACAGAGCGGGAGTTCCCGGAGGCTATGGGTGACCGACAGCGAAAATCTGTCGCCCTTCGGACGTTGCAGTCTGTGGTGGCACCGACACGAACCGAAGCGCCATCCCCGCCCGGACGTTGGGGCAGCACCCCTGGCCAACCGGTTGGCCCGAGTCAGTGAGTGCCCAACCCGAAAGGTTGATTCATCAACCAGGGCATCGGTGTCCATCGCCGACGGAATCCGGGTCACCCAGGGACCTTCTCCGGTCCGTGACGCCGATCGACGGGACCGGGTGCCCGGACGGCCAGCAATGGTGCCGATAGCTGACTCTCCGCTTGCCGGCGCTCAGCCCACTTCCGAAGGTGAGCCTCGACGCTCGTCATCCCCGAGCTGCGGCCCGACGCTGCCCGACCGCCGGCGGGACCTGCCGCCGAGCCCCTGCGGGCACCGGTTCCCGGGCCCCGGGTGATGACCGAAGGGGGACCACGATGGACACCACAAGCACCGACCTCGAGTACCTGGTGAGCACGTTCGAGGAGGACGACGACCCGGAAAACCTGATCGGTGAGGCCGTGGAGTACGACCTCGCCGCCGCGCTGGAGGAGGACTGACGATGCCCGTACACCTGGCTCCAACGCTCCGGGTCCTGCGCGAGGAGATCAACGCACGCTGGCCGCACCGCGACAAGGCCTCCGACGGCTGGATCGGCGACGCGGCCCACCAGGCCCGCAAATCCGACCACAACCCGGACGGCGACGACCGCTCGGTCAACGCGGCCGACTTCGACATCGACGGGATCGACCCGCTCCTGGTCGTCCGGCAGTGCATCGCCCACCCGTCCACCCAGTACGTCATCTACAACCGGACGATCTGGAGCCGCACGCGAAGCTTCCGGCCGGCCCGCTACACCGGATCCAATCCGCACACCAAGCACCTGCACGTCAGCGTCAGCCACTCCCGGGTCCTGGAGGACAGCCTCCGGCCCTGGGGCATCGCCACCGCCACCGTGTCGAAGCTGGGTGACCGGATCCTGCGCACCGGTTGCCGGGGCAGCGACGTCCGGGAACTGCAGACGCTGGCCAACCGGGTGGGGGCCCGCCTGGCCACCGACGGCGTCTTCGGCCCGAAGACCACCACCTGGATCCGGTCCTTCCAGAAGTCCCACAAGCTGGAGGTCGACGGCATCGTCGGGCCGAAGACCATCGCCGCCCTCCGGATGGCCACTCGGCCGCCGGCCCCCCAGCCCGGCCGAGCGCCCGGGTCCCGCACCATCCGCACCGGCAGCAAGGGCGAGGACGTGGCATTCGTCAAACGGTTCATCGGCGCCCGCCGGTGCGGCCCAGCATCCATCGAGTTCGACGCCCGGACCGAGTCGGGCGTGCGGTGGTACCAGGGCATGCGGGGGCTCACCGCCGACGGCATCATCGGCCGCCTCACCTGGGCCGAGATGGGCGTGCGCGTCACATACTGAGGCACTTCCGAGCTGATCTTGCAGCCCAGGGCGCGTGCGGCGGCGATCGTGGATGCCACCGCCAAGGCGCACACGAGCGCCCACCAGGCGCAGCCGGTGGGCGCGGTGGCTGGTTGGCGGGACCCGGCCACCCGGGCCGGTTGCGCGGTATGGACCCGGCGTGGCTCTGGTTTTCGCCGTCCACGCGGCCGGCAACCACCCGGGCCCGCACTCACTGTGGCTAGAGGCGTTAGCGCTCGGGTACGCACCGCCGCGCCGTTGGGCCGGCACCACGTGTGGTGCAACCTGGTCCTCATCGGCTGCGCCGTCGCCGGCGCGCTCGCGCCGGCCGGACCCGTCCGCCCCGGCGAAGCGGTCCTGGCCGTCGCCGGCGTGCTGGTCGTCATGCTGGACGAGCTGCGCTACCTGTTCGGCGCGTCCGGCCGGGCGTGACCCCGAGGCGAGCGGACCCTGCGGCTCAGCATCGAGCTGCACGTCTGGGCGGTGGCGGACGAACTTCTTGATCGACCAGCTCGGTACGGTCCTCGATCCATGCCGAAGGGCAGGGCGGCGAACACGATCGTGAGGTAGTGCCGGCCTTCAACGGGGTTTCTTCCGAAGGGTGGAGGCCGGGTCCTTGATGATCGCACCGTCCGGGAGCTTCTCCTGCCGGGTCCAGCTCGTCCAGCCCCGCTCGCGCATCAGGTCGCGCATCATCCGGGCCCCGGGATGGGCCTCGTCGGCGAGCGCGTCGAGCAGGTCGTAAGGCAGATTGTCCGCCGGATCACCCGGGCCGGCGGTCTCGCCGGCGGCGTAGGCCTCCTCGGACAGCTCTGCCATGATGTCGGCGGCCTCCTCCATGAGCCGGTAGGCGGCCTCCTCCGTCAGGCGTTCGCCGGCCAGGCTACAGTCCACCAACTTGGACAGGACCAGATAGAGCCGGACCATTCGTGGGTCTTCGAGCTGCGCGAACTTGAACGGCATCC comes from Micromonospora viridifaciens and encodes:
- a CDS encoding peptidoglycan-binding domain-containing protein; the encoded protein is MPVHLAPTLRVLREEINARWPHRDKASDGWIGDAAHQARKSDHNPDGDDRSVNAADFDIDGIDPLLVVRQCIAHPSTQYVIYNRTIWSRTRSFRPARYTGSNPHTKHLHVSVSHSRVLEDSLRPWGIATATVSKLGDRILRTGCRGSDVRELQTLANRVGARLATDGVFGPKTTTWIRSFQKSHKLEVDGIVGPKTIAALRMATRPPAPQPGRAPGSRTIRTGSKGEDVAFVKRFIGARRCGPASIEFDARTESGVRWYQGMRGLTADGIIGRLTWAEMGVRVTY